The Sulfurospirillum oryzae genome includes a region encoding these proteins:
- a CDS encoding MqnA/MqnD/SBP family protein, protein MVFGKIDYINLLPFHVFLKRASLPNAFKRSCEHQKSVPSSINRKFRKRVVDAAFISSIESKRKSITPLPIGIVAQKNVKSVILKKGEAKRDPASATSNMLARVLDLQGEVFIGDRALKLYLQEPDAYIDLAQIWHDKYHLPFVFARLCVNERQSFYKKLCAKFVQRPIKIPNYILKNYATKRGISEHNIKEYLKLISYSIGRKEQKALFIFLKKAKRLQKSSS, encoded by the coding sequence ATGGTCTTTGGAAAGATAGATTATATCAATCTTCTTCCATTTCATGTTTTTTTAAAACGGGCCTCACTTCCCAATGCTTTTAAGCGTTCCTGTGAACATCAAAAGTCCGTACCTTCCAGCATTAATCGCAAATTTAGAAAACGTGTTGTGGATGCTGCATTTATCTCAAGCATCGAAAGTAAACGCAAATCAATTACCCCTTTACCGATTGGTATTGTGGCGCAAAAAAATGTTAAAAGTGTCATCCTGAAAAAAGGAGAAGCTAAAAGAGATCCTGCTTCTGCAACATCCAACATGCTCGCTCGCGTTCTTGATTTACAAGGTGAAGTGTTCATTGGAGATCGCGCACTCAAGCTCTATCTACAAGAGCCTGATGCCTACATCGATCTTGCTCAGATATGGCATGATAAATACCATCTTCCCTTCGTTTTTGCACGATTATGCGTGAATGAGCGTCAAAGTTTTTACAAAAAACTCTGTGCAAAATTCGTTCAACGACCGATTAAAATTCCCAACTATATTTTAAAAAATTATGCAACCAAGCGTGGTATTTCTGAGCATAACATCAAAGAGTATCTCAAACTTATTAGCTATTCCATTGGAAGAAAAGAGCAAAAAGCACTCTTTATCTTTTTGAAAAAAGCAAAACGCCTTCAAAAGTCTTCATCGTAA
- the nrfD gene encoding NrfD/PsrC family molybdoenzyme membrane anchor subunit, with product MMHLLWDIRVSLDLFLGGLGVGAFLVGVILYYIDAKVYDTFVKKSFVIAPLLVIAGLLLLLTELGRPLNVIKTIYAINPTSFMSIGIFLQSAFVAVALLIAFKVLTSGVESLCSKIIYAGAILAGLVGLYHGFLLSGIAKEPWNNAIPVIFFVSSILSGSSLMLLLNLESLEGLIARFKLPIIINMILTLELAAVFAWVYNLALTTASSKHAYEVLMGSFGIEFWGLSILVGLIIPMVLLTLVILGKTSLKIVAIPTFATMVLGSFFLKNLVVYLGQAV from the coding sequence ATGATGCATTTATTGTGGGATATACGGGTCTCGCTCGATCTATTTTTGGGTGGTTTAGGTGTAGGAGCCTTCCTTGTGGGGGTTATACTGTACTATATTGATGCAAAAGTTTATGATACTTTTGTGAAAAAATCATTTGTTATTGCACCACTTTTGGTGATTGCAGGATTGCTTTTGCTTTTAACGGAACTTGGTCGCCCACTAAACGTGATCAAAACTATCTATGCGATTAATCCAACATCGTTTATGTCGATCGGTATTTTTTTACAAAGTGCGTTTGTAGCCGTTGCGCTCCTTATCGCCTTTAAAGTACTGACCAGTGGTGTTGAATCTCTCTGCTCAAAAATTATTTATGCAGGTGCCATCCTTGCTGGCTTGGTTGGTTTGTATCATGGATTCTTGCTCTCCGGCATCGCAAAAGAGCCTTGGAACAATGCAATTCCTGTCATCTTCTTTGTCTCTTCCATTCTTTCAGGTTCATCATTAATGTTATTGCTCAACCTTGAAAGCCTAGAAGGACTCATCGCACGCTTCAAACTCCCTATTATCATCAACATGATTTTAACGCTTGAGTTAGCAGCTGTTTTTGCATGGGTTTACAATCTTGCCCTTACAACCGCCTCTTCAAAACATGCCTATGAAGTCTTGATGGGAAGTTTTGGCATTGAGTTTTGGGGGCTTAGTATCTTAGTTGGTTTAATCATACCAATGGTACTTTTAACCCTCGTTATCTTAGGCAAAACATCGTTAAAAATAGTTGCCATCCCAACATTCGCTACGATGGTTCTGGGAAGTTTTTTCCTTAAAAACTTAGTTGTTTATCTTGGTCAAGCAGTATAA
- a CDS encoding 4Fe-4S dicluster domain-containing protein, whose product MAKKYGMIIDLHRCVGCGACDLACKSENNTPDGIDWASHKIETYGVFPKVTYTHTPTLCNHCEDAPCVRVCPTQAMHKNEDGMVVHDPSLCIGCKSCMLADPYGVIFFNKEHAFLDYVTDDSSIVKGGTFSKKELSDKAKAPFPNFNAARGAGGYEAIRRKGAVEKCTFCNHRVTQGLAPACVVACPADARIFGDLNDEKSQISTTLRAHKPTVLLPEKGTKPKVFYIRSYN is encoded by the coding sequence ATGGCAAAAAAATATGGAATGATTATTGACCTCCATCGTTGTGTGGGATGCGGTGCATGTGATCTTGCATGTAAAAGTGAAAATAATACGCCAGATGGAATTGACTGGGCAAGTCATAAAATCGAAACCTATGGTGTATTCCCAAAAGTGACCTATACGCATACGCCAACCCTGTGTAACCACTGTGAAGATGCTCCTTGTGTAAGAGTGTGTCCAACACAAGCGATGCACAAAAATGAAGATGGTATGGTTGTACACGATCCAAGTCTTTGTATCGGTTGTAAAAGTTGTATGCTGGCTGATCCTTATGGGGTTATCTTTTTTAATAAAGAGCACGCTTTCTTGGATTATGTAACCGATGATAGTAGTATTGTTAAAGGTGGAACATTTTCTAAAAAAGAGCTCAGTGACAAAGCAAAGGCTCCCTTTCCTAACTTCAATGCGGCACGAGGTGCTGGTGGCTATGAAGCAATACGCCGTAAAGGGGCAGTTGAGAAGTGTACATTCTGTAACCACAGAGTTACACAAGGATTGGCACCTGCCTGTGTGGTAGCATGTCCAGCGGATGCGCGTATATTTGGCGATCTTAATGATGAGAAAAGTCAAATTTCGACAACACTTAGAGCACATAAGCCAACGGTATTGCTTCCTGAAAAAGGTACAAAACCTAAAGTGTTTTATATCAGAAGCTACAACTAA
- the gdhA gene encoding NADP-specific glutamate dehydrogenase, with product MSVKSYIDKVLKSTIESTPGQTEFYQAVEEVLTSLEPLLQSEPKYDQYNILERIVIPERQILFRVVWIDDQGKIQTNIGYRVQFNSAIGPYKGGLRFHPSVNLGIIKFLGFEQIFKNSLTGLSIGGAKGGSNFDPKGKSEGEIIRFCQSFMVELSKHIGETKDIPAGDIGVGGREIGYMFGEYKRLTGRFEGALTGKGLNWGGSLARTEATGYGSVYFAENILNKQGDSLKGKICTVSGAGNVALYTIQKLYELGATPVTCSDSHGMIYDKNGIDFKSLKTIKEVARKDLTEYLKIHPQAMYIPVSEYPEGTNAVWSIPCFAAFPSATQNELNLTDIQILYKNGCRLVNEGANMPSTPGAIDFMLSKKMFYGPAKAANAGGVATSQLEMSQNASMQKWSFVEVDSKLRGIMKNIFDLSYKTSKEFGDEGNLMLGANIAGFRKVADSMIDQGAV from the coding sequence ATGTCTGTGAAAAGCTATATTGACAAAGTTCTCAAATCCACGATCGAAAGTACACCCGGTCAGACCGAATTTTACCAAGCGGTTGAGGAGGTTTTAACCTCGCTTGAACCGCTCTTACAATCCGAACCCAAGTACGATCAGTACAATATTTTGGAGCGTATCGTCATCCCCGAGCGTCAAATTCTCTTTCGCGTCGTCTGGATAGATGATCAAGGCAAGATTCAAACCAATATCGGCTACCGTGTCCAGTTTAACTCTGCCATTGGACCTTACAAAGGCGGTCTTCGTTTTCACCCCAGTGTCAATCTTGGCATTATTAAGTTCTTAGGCTTTGAGCAGATTTTTAAAAACTCGCTCACAGGGCTTTCTATTGGCGGTGCAAAAGGTGGCAGTAACTTTGATCCTAAGGGTAAAAGCGAAGGCGAGATTATACGTTTTTGCCAGTCTTTCATGGTGGAACTCTCCAAGCACATTGGCGAAACCAAAGACATCCCTGCGGGTGATATTGGCGTGGGCGGACGAGAGATTGGCTATATGTTTGGCGAATACAAACGTCTTACGGGTCGTTTTGAAGGGGCATTAACAGGCAAAGGGCTTAATTGGGGCGGTTCTCTTGCACGCACAGAAGCTACAGGTTATGGTTCGGTCTATTTTGCGGAAAATATTCTCAACAAGCAAGGTGATTCACTTAAAGGTAAAATCTGCACGGTTTCGGGTGCAGGGAATGTTGCACTTTATACCATTCAAAAGCTCTATGAATTAGGCGCTACTCCTGTTACATGTAGCGACTCACATGGAATGATCTACGATAAAAATGGCATTGATTTCAAATCACTGAAAACGATTAAAGAAGTTGCCCGAAAAGATTTAACAGAATACCTCAAAATTCATCCACAAGCTATGTATATACCTGTTAGTGAGTATCCAGAAGGAACCAATGCTGTTTGGAGTATTCCTTGTTTTGCAGCTTTCCCAAGTGCCACGCAAAATGAACTGAATCTTACTGATATTCAAATACTTTACAAAAATGGATGCCGTTTGGTAAATGAGGGTGCCAATATGCCAAGCACACCTGGCGCGATTGATTTTATGCTCTCTAAGAAAATGTTTTATGGTCCAGCAAAAGCTGCCAATGCAGGTGGTGTGGCGACCAGCCAGTTAGAGATGAGTCAAAACGCCAGTATGCAAAAATGGAGCTTTGTTGAAGTCGATAGTAAGCTTAGAGGCATTATGAAAAATATATTTGATCTCTCTTATAAAACATCCAAAGAGTTTGGCGATGAAGGCAACTTGATGTTGGGTGCGAATATTGCAGGATTTAGAAAAGTAGCAGACTCCATGATCGACCAAGGAGCGGTGTAG
- a CDS encoding rod shape-determining protein — translation MFSFFHSSNAFAIDLGTNNTLVYQPKRGIILDEPTSIAFDNNRNSFFDGGVSSRRMWGKNPKYIEVMHPLSRGAIANLTVAKAYIKEVISRIAQSRFFKPTIVVSVPSDLNSMERSAVVEACKDGGAREVMLIKDPFSAALGSMQSIELPKGVLVLDVGAGVSDISLLSCNGIVMSKSLRLAGNDLDEAIIEYFKAHHRVLVSHNDAERLKKELGNPFVNEAITMQINVKNLVSRLPERFVASSIDVRQAILPMVDKIVSLTHSILSELPPTFAQDIYDQGILLTGGSSMLFGLDRYLSEKLEITVNPVENPLHNIILGAGRAMEEARYSSLLGV, via the coding sequence ATGTTTTCTTTTTTTCATTCTTCCAATGCCTTTGCCATTGATCTAGGGACGAATAATACGCTCGTTTACCAACCCAAACGCGGTATTATTTTAGATGAGCCGACTTCGATTGCCTTCGATAATAATCGAAATTCATTTTTTGATGGTGGCGTCTCTTCAAGACGCATGTGGGGTAAAAATCCCAAATATATTGAAGTGATGCATCCACTTTCCAGAGGCGCTATTGCGAATTTAACGGTTGCAAAAGCGTATATCAAAGAGGTGATTTCTCGTATAGCACAGAGTCGATTCTTTAAGCCGACGATAGTTGTGAGTGTTCCAAGTGATCTCAATTCTATGGAGCGGAGCGCTGTGGTGGAAGCGTGCAAAGATGGGGGTGCTCGTGAAGTGATGCTCATCAAAGATCCTTTTTCTGCCGCGCTTGGTTCGATGCAGTCCATTGAGCTACCCAAAGGAGTTTTGGTTCTTGACGTTGGCGCAGGAGTGAGTGATATTTCGCTACTTTCATGCAATGGCATCGTGATGAGTAAGTCCCTTCGTCTTGCCGGGAATGACCTTGATGAGGCGATCATTGAATATTTTAAAGCACATCATCGCGTGCTTGTTTCTCACAACGATGCGGAGCGTTTGAAAAAAGAGTTGGGAAATCCTTTTGTGAATGAAGCGATAACGATGCAGATTAATGTAAAAAATCTCGTCTCTAGGCTTCCTGAACGCTTTGTTGCCAGTTCCATCGATGTACGCCAAGCCATCTTACCCATGGTCGATAAAATAGTCTCTCTGACACACAGTATACTCTCAGAACTTCCTCCTACTTTTGCCCAAGATATTTACGATCAGGGTATTTTGCTCACAGGTGGCTCTTCAATGCTTTTTGGGCTGGATCGTTACCTCAGTGAAAAATTAGAAATAACCGTTAATCCAGTGGAAAATCCTTTGCATAATATCATTTTAGGGGCAGGGCGAGCTATGGAAGAGGCGCGTTATAGCTCACTTCTAGGTGTTTAG
- a CDS encoding molybdopterin-dependent oxidoreductase, translated as MSINRRDFLKTTAGTAAVASTLSIFPEEAEAKTGELGYEGEAGKWVSTTCQGCTSWCSIQGLVVDGKVIKVRGNPNSPSGGRICPRPHLALQQVYDPDRVKTPLKRTNPKKGRGIDPKFVPISWDEAINTIADKIMELINAGETHKFLLTRGRYTGMNEIMYGTFPKLIGSPNNISHSALCADAEEFGREQSEGYPAYADFDLQNTRYILGWSSDMVASNRQTPWFINQFGNVKDRAKITTIDPRLSATGAKSHRWLPIIPGTDGALAIAIAHVILTEGKWNRNFVGDFADKVNYFVAGQEVPTEIIVEDKKIPVVFNEIHTNGVVAWWNLELKDRTPEWAEPITGISAKEICEVAREFAEAGNRAISWTSPGASMQIRGGISSFACHALNGLVGSVDSVGGILQQGSAPNAKTPDVKPYLDPRFADSLKKPKIDQRGTKGFPALEHMKSGGFVCTSRVAQAMLDQDPYDIKMAIGYWNNWVFSSMGTKQWEEAMSKLPFFAHITTNIAEMTMFADIVLPAKMHMLERYGFAKNKQNLTAYLSIHQPLIKPYGEAKTDETEVPFMLAQALAKKGFDLPLKYYQENFKDPETGKTPETPEEFDLFAMKFFTKPCWDGSSNSKGDTINSWAELLEKGIWKTKRYKIGEKIGHFHTATHKFEFFSETLKAGMQNHADKHKMTLDEAIEAANYTVKGEAFFVPHYEPAVRYGDETIYPFIFIDHRSRLNREGRSQNTPWYYSTKSVDPGDENEKDVTKINPLDGKKLGLKNGDKVRVSSMFGTIESEIKLWEGIRPGTVAKCYGQGHWAYGRVGSEIFGSKPRGGNNNDLYCYDWERLSGSNPRHGGHTRVKIEKI; from the coding sequence ATGAGTATTAACAGAAGAGATTTTCTCAAAACAACAGCAGGAACGGCTGCCGTAGCTTCGACATTGTCCATTTTTCCAGAAGAGGCAGAAGCAAAAACAGGTGAACTGGGTTATGAAGGTGAAGCTGGTAAATGGGTTTCAACGACCTGTCAAGGATGCACAAGTTGGTGTAGCATTCAAGGACTCGTGGTTGATGGTAAAGTTATTAAAGTCAGAGGTAATCCCAACTCTCCAAGTGGTGGACGTATTTGTCCTAGACCTCATTTGGCATTGCAACAAGTGTATGATCCAGATCGTGTTAAAACACCTCTTAAACGAACCAATCCTAAAAAAGGCAGAGGTATTGATCCTAAATTTGTACCTATTTCATGGGATGAAGCCATCAATACGATAGCCGATAAAATTATGGAACTTATTAATGCAGGTGAAACACATAAATTCCTTTTAACACGTGGTCGTTACACAGGAATGAATGAAATCATGTATGGAACATTTCCAAAACTAATTGGTAGCCCAAATAACATTTCACACAGTGCTTTATGTGCAGATGCAGAAGAGTTTGGGCGAGAGCAATCTGAGGGCTATCCAGCTTATGCTGACTTTGATCTTCAAAATACTCGTTATATTTTGGGTTGGAGTTCAGACATGGTTGCCTCTAACCGTCAGACACCGTGGTTTATCAACCAATTTGGAAATGTTAAAGATAGAGCTAAAATCACGACGATTGATCCTCGTTTATCCGCTACGGGAGCTAAATCGCATCGTTGGTTGCCCATTATTCCTGGAACCGACGGAGCACTTGCTATTGCCATTGCCCATGTTATTCTTACTGAGGGCAAATGGAACAGAAATTTTGTAGGTGATTTTGCTGATAAAGTCAACTATTTTGTTGCAGGACAAGAAGTTCCAACAGAAATTATTGTTGAAGATAAAAAAATTCCTGTTGTCTTTAATGAAATTCATACCAATGGTGTTGTTGCATGGTGGAATTTAGAGCTAAAAGATCGTACTCCTGAGTGGGCGGAGCCAATTACAGGTATTAGTGCCAAAGAGATTTGTGAAGTAGCTCGTGAATTTGCGGAAGCTGGCAATAGAGCCATTTCATGGACAAGTCCAGGCGCTTCTATGCAAATAAGAGGAGGCATCTCTTCCTTTGCATGCCATGCGCTCAATGGTCTTGTAGGCTCTGTTGATTCCGTTGGCGGTATCTTACAACAAGGTTCAGCGCCTAATGCCAAAACACCTGATGTGAAGCCTTATCTTGACCCTCGTTTTGCTGACAGTTTGAAAAAACCAAAAATCGATCAGCGAGGAACCAAAGGGTTTCCAGCACTTGAGCACATGAAATCGGGTGGATTTGTGTGTACCTCAAGGGTTGCACAAGCCATGCTTGATCAAGATCCGTATGACATCAAAATGGCAATTGGTTATTGGAATAACTGGGTCTTCTCTTCTATGGGAACAAAACAATGGGAAGAGGCAATGTCAAAATTACCATTCTTTGCTCATATTACAACCAATATTGCAGAGATGACAATGTTTGCAGATATTGTATTACCAGCTAAAATGCATATGCTTGAGCGTTATGGATTTGCTAAAAATAAACAAAACTTGACAGCCTATCTTTCCATCCATCAACCGCTTATCAAACCTTATGGTGAAGCTAAAACAGATGAGACAGAAGTGCCATTTATGCTCGCTCAAGCACTCGCAAAAAAAGGTTTTGATTTACCTCTGAAATATTATCAAGAGAATTTCAAAGATCCTGAAACGGGCAAAACACCAGAGACACCTGAAGAGTTTGACCTCTTTGCAATGAAATTCTTCACTAAACCTTGTTGGGATGGTAGCAGTAATAGCAAAGGCGATACGATAAATAGCTGGGCTGAGTTACTTGAAAAAGGCATTTGGAAAACAAAACGCTACAAAATTGGCGAAAAAATAGGTCATTTTCATACAGCAACCCATAAATTTGAGTTTTTCAGTGAAACGCTTAAAGCGGGAATGCAAAATCATGCTGATAAACATAAAATGACGCTTGATGAAGCTATTGAAGCGGCAAACTATACCGTCAAAGGTGAAGCTTTCTTTGTACCTCACTATGAGCCAGCAGTACGGTATGGAGATGAGACGATTTACCCATTCATTTTTATCGATCATCGCTCACGCCTTAACCGAGAAGGAAGAAGCCAAAATACTCCTTGGTATTACAGTACAAAAAGTGTTGACCCTGGTGATGAAAATGAAAAAGATGTTACCAAAATCAATCCATTAGACGGTAAAAAACTCGGACTTAAAAATGGTGACAAAGTACGTGTTAGCTCTATGTTTGGCACTATTGAGAGTGAGATTAAACTATGGGAAGGTATTCGTCCTGGAACTGTTGCCAAATGTTATGGACAGGGTCACTGGGCGTATGGTCGCGTAGGGTCAGAAATCTTTGGATCAAAACCTCGTGGCGGAAATAACAATGATTTATATTGTTATGACTGGGAGCGCCTTAGTGGCTCAAACCCACGACATGGTGGACATACTCGCGTAAAAATTGAAAAGATATAG
- the phnD gene encoding phosphate/phosphite/phosphonate ABC transporter substrate-binding protein, which produces MKNDQILTSAFQKFTMFFLLLLLPFSLYAKEKIVLGLTGTVFKDDLKNFMDWEKYLESKNSEFDIQIRFSKTYAEMNTLIKEHKVDIAYVCNSSYTKLDKEGTGKILVIPIFDGSDQYYSYIIAKKNSRFNSLSDFKDAIFAFTDPESNSGATAPSYYMLSHGMDPKTFFKSYIYTYEHGESIKAVIDGFVDGASVDNIVYTRFAQKHPEQIEQLKIIQVLGPYTNSPIVARSSLPQKQFDKLQHAFATMHLDSYGQSILEKLSLDRFDLPSGQDFSNVAKMLEVIEQRQ; this is translated from the coding sequence ATGAAAAACGATCAAATTTTGACCAGTGCCTTTCAAAAATTTACCATGTTTTTTTTGCTACTTTTGTTACCTTTTTCACTCTATGCCAAAGAAAAAATTGTCCTTGGTCTTACGGGCACTGTTTTTAAAGATGATCTTAAAAATTTTATGGATTGGGAGAAGTATCTGGAGAGTAAAAACAGTGAGTTTGACATCCAAATCCGCTTTTCAAAAACCTATGCTGAGATGAATACACTCATTAAAGAGCATAAAGTCGATATTGCGTATGTGTGTAACTCTAGTTATACCAAATTGGACAAAGAGGGAACGGGAAAAATTTTGGTGATTCCTATCTTTGATGGAAGTGACCAATATTATTCCTATATCATTGCAAAGAAAAACAGCCGTTTTAATTCATTATCTGACTTTAAAGATGCCATTTTTGCCTTTACCGATCCAGAGAGTAATTCGGGAGCAACGGCGCCTAGTTATTATATGTTAAGTCATGGGATGGATCCAAAAACTTTCTTTAAATCCTACATTTATACCTATGAACATGGCGAGTCGATTAAAGCGGTGATTGATGGTTTTGTGGATGGTGCAAGCGTGGATAATATTGTCTATACCCGTTTTGCACAAAAGCATCCAGAGCAGATCGAGCAGCTTAAAATTATTCAGGTCTTAGGACCTTATACCAATTCTCCGATTGTAGCGAGAAGTTCATTGCCCCAAAAGCAGTTTGATAAGCTACAACATGCCTTTGCAACAATGCACTTAGACTCTTATGGTCAAAGCATTTTGGAAAAGCTCTCGTTGGATCGCTTTGATCTTCCCTCTGGTCAAGATTTTTCCAATGTAGCCAAAATGCTTGAAGTCATTGAACAAAGACAATGA
- a CDS encoding TerC family protein, whose amino-acid sequence MLESLFTAEALMALLTLTALEIVLGIDNIIFIAILVGRLPAHQRDKGRIFGLGLAMLTRIMLLLSLFWIMKLTTPLLTIFSQEISGRDLILIVGGLFLLAKSTTEIHEDIEESGKEEQELKKGSRGFFNTLIQIAILDIVFSLDSVITAVGMANNIIVMILAVVLAVGVMMFASKSISNFIDANPTIKILALSFLILVGVTLIAEGLDFHISKAYVYFAMAFSLAVESINIYSRKKKAKKSVAHKEL is encoded by the coding sequence ATGTTAGAATCGCTATTTACAGCCGAAGCGTTAATGGCATTATTGACCTTAACAGCCTTAGAAATTGTGCTTGGAATCGACAATATTATTTTCATAGCGATCTTAGTAGGCCGCTTGCCCGCACATCAAAGAGATAAAGGCAGAATTTTTGGTCTTGGTCTTGCGATGCTAACGCGCATTATGCTTCTTCTTTCACTTTTTTGGATTATGAAACTCACAACGCCTCTGTTGACTATTTTTTCGCAGGAGATTTCGGGGCGCGATCTGATTTTGATTGTGGGTGGACTGTTTTTGCTTGCCAAATCAACAACAGAAATACACGAAGATATTGAAGAGAGCGGTAAAGAAGAGCAAGAGCTTAAAAAAGGTTCACGCGGTTTTTTTAACACACTCATCCAAATTGCTATCTTAGACATCGTTTTTTCATTGGATTCTGTTATTACGGCTGTGGGTATGGCCAATAATATCATCGTTATGATCCTAGCCGTTGTGCTTGCCGTGGGTGTTATGATGTTCGCAAGCAAAAGTATTTCTAACTTTATTGATGCCAATCCTACCATTAAAATTTTGGCACTCTCCTTTTTGATTTTAGTCGGTGTTACGCTCATTGCAGAAGGGCTTGATTTTCATATCTCCAAAGCCTATGTCTATTTTGCGATGGCATTCTCTCTTGCCGTTGAGTCTATTAACATTTATAGTCGAAAGAAAAAAGCTAAAAAATCAGTCGCACACAAAGAGTTATAA